Proteins from a single region of Salvelinus fontinalis isolate EN_2023a chromosome 15, ASM2944872v1, whole genome shotgun sequence:
- the LOC129811730 gene encoding proprotein convertase subtilisin/kexin type 5-like, with protein sequence MECWGVLTAIAAACLLGVVVSQTTAPMFALSVMNTTFIENVTETTTFSETPTVSETPTFNEKETATSHMILSTTSPGCSALCEACVPGSYSDNDTLLCSCCHEPGLCLFTGACLPCSRGFFQSLAGQQRCLPCSQGFYTNFTGSPVCQSCPAGSYSNNTGSDSCQSCSPGFYTSQQNATLCSPCQRGTFCNASSCALCQICPAGTESLQAAAKECTPCRPGLHKAPRQSMCQICSSGFFQIHWGQETCNLCPENHYCPSPDVNPILCPGVAFCPEGSTAPGYCMETFFHKAGEDCELAPIAIALLVIGGGVALLFVILLVLRRMRDTDGELSLARQFLLTKERPQGEYYGIPGDAAPVYAGW encoded by the exons GTGTGGTGGTGAGTCAGACGACGGCTCCGATGTTCGCTCTTTCTGTGATGAACACCACATTCATTGAGAATGTGACAGAAACAACCACATTCAGTGAGACCCCTACAGTCAGTGAGACCCCTACATTCAATGAGAAAGAGACAGCAACCTCCCATATGATCCTCAGCACCACGTCCCCAGGCTGCTCTGCCCTCTGTGAGGCCTGTGTCCCAGGGTCCTACTCCGACAACG ACACCCTCCTGTGTTCCTGCTGCCATGAGCCAGGGCTGTGTCTGTTCACTGGGGCTTGCCTCCCATGTTCCAGAGGGTTCTTTCAGAGTCTGGCTGGACAACAGCGATGTCTGCCCTGCAGCCAGGGTTTTTACACCAA TTTCACCGGCAGCCCTGTGTGTCAGTCCTGCCCCGCAGGCTCCTACAGCAACAACACAGGCTCCGACTCCTGCCAAAGTTGTTCTCCAG GTTTCTATACGTCTCAACAAAATGCCACATTGTGCAGTCCATGTCAACGAGGAACATTCTGCAA CGCCTCCAGTTGTGCTCTGTGTCAGATCTGTCCTGCTGGTACAGAGTCCCTCCAGGCTGCTGCCAAGGAGTGCACACCTTGTCGTCCAG GCCTGCACAAGGCTCCCCGTCAGAGTATGTGTCAAATCTGCAGCAGCGGCTTCTTCCAGATCCACTGGGGCCAGGAGACCTGTAACCTCTGCCCCGAAAACCACTACTGCCCA AGTCCAGACGTGAACCCCATCCTGTGCCCTGGCGTTGCCTTCTGTCCTGAAGGCAGCACTGCTCCAGGTTACTGCATGGAGACCTTCTTCCACAAGGCAGGGGAGGACTGCGAGCTGGCCCCTATCGCCATTGCTCTACTTGTCATTGGAGGAGGGG TGGCCCTACTCTTTGTCATCCTACTGGTGTTGCGTCGAATGCGAGACACAGATGGAGAGCTTTCCCTCGCGCGACAATTTCTGTTAACCAAAGAGAGGCCGCAAGGTGAATACTACGGGATCCCAGGTGATGCCGCGCCAGTATATGCTGGTTGGTGA